Proteins encoded by one window of Martelella endophytica:
- the urtD gene encoding urea ABC transporter ATP-binding protein UrtD: MSPQEKRAKSLLYLDNVSVCFDGFKALNSLSFVIEPGELRAVIGPNGAGKTTMMDIITGKTRPDTGEVFFSDTIDLTRKDEADIAQLGIGRKFQKPTVFEGHTVWDNLELALNRRRGVFSTLFYALTGEDRDRIEEILEIVRLTDRKDELAAYLSHGQKQWLEIGMLLAQEPKLLLVDEPVAGMTDAETVETARLLREIAKTRAVVVVEHDMGFVRDLGVKVTCLAEGSVLAEGSIDFVSNDPKVIENYLGR, translated from the coding sequence ATGAGCCCGCAGGAAAAACGCGCCAAGAGCCTGCTCTATCTCGATAACGTCTCGGTCTGCTTCGACGGCTTCAAGGCTTTGAACAGCCTCTCCTTCGTCATCGAGCCTGGCGAATTGCGGGCCGTCATCGGCCCGAACGGGGCGGGCAAGACGACGATGATGGACATCATCACCGGCAAGACGAGGCCGGATACCGGCGAGGTCTTCTTCTCCGACACGATCGACCTTACCCGCAAGGACGAGGCCGACATTGCCCAGCTCGGCATCGGCCGCAAGTTCCAGAAGCCGACCGTGTTCGAAGGCCACACCGTATGGGACAATCTCGAGCTGGCGCTGAACCGCAGGCGCGGGGTGTTCTCCACCCTGTTTTATGCGCTCACCGGTGAGGATCGCGACAGGATCGAGGAAATCCTTGAAATCGTCCGGCTGACGGACCGCAAGGACGAACTCGCCGCCTATCTGTCTCACGGCCAGAAACAATGGCTCGAGATCGGCATGCTCCTGGCGCAGGAGCCCAAGCTGCTTCTGGTCGACGAGCCCGTCGCCGGCATGACCGATGCCGAGACCGTCGAGACCGCCCGTCTCCTGCGCGAGATCGCCAAGACCCGCGCCGTCGTCGTCGTCGAGCACGACATGGGCTTCGTCCGCGACCTCGGCGTCAAGGTCACCTGCCTGGCCGAGGGCTCGGTGCTCGCCGAAGGGTCGATCGATTTCGTGTCGAACGACCCGAAGGTCATTGAGAATTATCTGGGGCGGTGA